A single region of the Lysinibacillus sp. B2A1 genome encodes:
- a CDS encoding IS5/IS1182 family transposase — protein sequence MISNQESLHLSPFMAIYDIVVPKDNMLRQINELVDFSFILDELKNKYCLDNGRNAVPPIRMFKYLLLKSIFDLSDVDVVERSKYDMSFKYFLDMAPEDSVINPSSLTKFRKLRLQDMSLLDMLIGKTVEIAIEKEVIKNKTIIVDATHTKARYNQKSPIEFLQEKSKNVRKAVYQIDESMKENFPPKTNSNEINDEVDYCRQVIEVVESQPQIEMIPAVKEKLNVLKEVVQDYEEKLSYSTDPDARIGHKSADSSFFGFKTHIAMSDERIITAAIVTTGEKSDGKYLQELVEKSKETGMTIDTVIGDTAYSEKDNIQYAKKEEFQLISKLNPQITQGGRTKEDEFEFNKDAGMYVCKAGHMAIRKARTGKKNQGQNQKHTYYFDIEKCKICAFREGCYKEGAKSKTYSVSIKSTEHKEQEAFQNSEEFKELARTRYKIEAKNSELKNRHGYDTAIASGLFGMEIQGATAIFAVNLKRIITLLKEKNS from the coding sequence ATGATTTCAAACCAAGAATCTCTTCATCTTAGTCCGTTTATGGCCATATATGACATTGTTGTACCAAAGGATAATATGCTTCGGCAAATAAATGAACTTGTTGATTTCTCTTTTATTTTGGACGAACTGAAAAACAAATATTGTCTTGATAATGGTCGTAATGCGGTACCTCCCATTCGCATGTTTAAATATTTACTATTAAAATCAATATTCGATTTATCCGATGTAGATGTGGTAGAACGTTCTAAATATGATATGTCGTTTAAATATTTTTTAGATATGGCACCAGAAGACTCTGTCATTAATCCAAGTTCACTAACGAAATTCCGTAAGCTCCGTCTCCAAGATATGAGCTTATTAGATATGCTCATTGGCAAAACTGTAGAGATTGCAATAGAGAAAGAAGTCATTAAAAATAAAACAATAATCGTGGACGCCACCCATACAAAAGCACGGTATAATCAAAAATCACCTATAGAATTTTTACAAGAGAAATCAAAAAATGTAAGAAAAGCTGTTTATCAAATCGATGAATCGATGAAAGAGAATTTCCCACCAAAGACAAATTCTAACGAAATAAATGATGAAGTGGATTACTGTCGTCAAGTCATCGAGGTAGTTGAATCTCAACCTCAAATTGAGATGATTCCAGCTGTAAAAGAAAAACTAAATGTCCTAAAAGAAGTGGTACAAGATTATGAGGAGAAGTTAAGTTATTCGACAGATCCAGATGCACGTATTGGACATAAATCAGCGGATTCTTCTTTCTTTGGTTTTAAAACACATATTGCAATGAGTGATGAGCGAATAATAACAGCTGCGATAGTAACTACTGGGGAGAAGAGTGATGGAAAATACCTTCAAGAATTAGTTGAAAAAAGTAAAGAAACAGGTATGACCATTGATACAGTCATTGGTGATACAGCCTATTCTGAAAAAGACAATATCCAGTATGCAAAAAAAGAAGAATTCCAACTTATATCTAAACTAAATCCACAAATCACGCAAGGTGGACGAACAAAAGAAGATGAATTTGAATTTAATAAAGATGCTGGTATGTATGTGTGTAAAGCTGGTCACATGGCGATTCGCAAAGCACGGACAGGAAAGAAAAATCAAGGACAAAATCAAAAACATACGTATTATTTTGACATCGAAAAATGTAAAATATGTGCTTTCCGCGAAGGTTGTTATAAAGAAGGGGCAAAAAGTAAAACATATTCAGTTTCAATCAAATCTACTGAGCATAAGGAACAAGAAGCATTCCAAAACAGTGAAGAGTTTAAGGAGCTCGCACGTACTCGCTATAAAATAGAGGCGAAAAATAGTGAATTAAAAAATAGACATGGGTATGACACGGCAATAGCTTCGGGTTTATTTGGTATGGAAATACAAGGTGCAACCGCCATCTTCGCTGTAAATTTGAAACGAATCATTACACTTTTAAAAGAAAAAAATAGTTAA